A single window of Oncorhynchus keta strain PuntledgeMale-10-30-2019 chromosome 34, Oket_V2, whole genome shotgun sequence DNA harbors:
- the LOC118373965 gene encoding uncharacterized protein LOC118373965, protein MSALSNIIMETLLSWDLVSVVSMLFLVFTESAGDLTKYLKNKSASLGEIVTLVCNNSETNATYIWKKDTVLIFSHSDTLNKSERTFTSDRMSVDPPTKLTIFNVELNDTGSYSCQITDDQSGVRTMEWNLTITNNLTDHAEYNLRRLLLFTIPSAIGGVVLCINICCMVWLCRKRKQEQTSHCEKRKEESNAQSDGHTARREQHQRSQYFERLNSVYGQ, encoded by the exons atg tcagcTCTGTCTAATATCATCATGGAAACTCTCCTGTCCTGGGACCTGGTGTCTGTGGTCAGCATGCTGTTCCTTGTCTTTACAG AGTCAGCAGGTGACTTAACAAAATATCTGAAAAACAAATCAGCTTCTTTGGGAGAAATTGTTACTTTGGTTTGCAATAACTCAGAGACGAATGCAACATACATCTGGAAGAAGGACACAGTTCTTATTTTCTCTCATAGTGACACACTGAATAAATCTGAAAGAACATTCACCTCTGACAGGATGAGTGTTGATCCACCTACAAAGCTGACTATCTTTAATGTAGAGTTAAATGACACCGGGAGCTACAGCTGTCAAATAACAGATGATCAAAGTGGTGTACGGACAATGGAGTGGAATTTGACCATCACTAATAACCTCACAG ATCATGCTGAATATAACCTACGGAGGTTATTGCTCTTCACAATTCCATCTGCTATTGGAGGAGTGGTTCTCTGCATTAACATCTGTTGTATGGTCTGGCTGTGTAG GAAACGAAAACAGGAACAGACAAGTCATTGTGAGAAGCGCAAAGAG GAGAGCAATGCCCAGTCTGATGGTCACACTGCCAGAAGAGAACAACACCAGCGGAGTCAATACTTTGAAAGACTCAACTCAGTCTACGGACAGTAG